One genomic window of Comamonas serinivorans includes the following:
- a CDS encoding c-type cytochrome: MKLLASFLLSAVLSASAWAADPAPVAKPDLAKGSATFGATCVACHAADGNSTVPAQPKLAQQHPEYILKQLKDYKSGARKDPVMQGFAAALSEADMRNVAYWLASQKVKPGEARNGDTLALGERIYRGGISDRNIAACAGCHSPNGAGIPAQYPRLGGQHADYIATQLKHFRTGQRGNSQPMVDVASKMNDREIQAVSDYIAGLR, from the coding sequence ATGAAGCTGCTTGCCTCGTTTTTGCTGTCTGCTGTCCTGTCTGCCTCGGCATGGGCGGCCGATCCGGCGCCCGTTGCCAAGCCCGACCTGGCCAAGGGCAGCGCAACCTTCGGTGCAACCTGTGTGGCCTGCCACGCCGCCGATGGCAACTCCACCGTGCCGGCGCAGCCCAAGCTGGCGCAGCAGCACCCCGAATACATCCTCAAGCAGCTCAAGGACTACAAGTCCGGCGCGCGCAAGGACCCGGTCATGCAGGGTTTTGCCGCGGCCTTGAGCGAGGCCGACATGCGCAATGTGGCCTACTGGCTGGCCAGTCAGAAGGTGAAGCCGGGCGAGGCCCGCAATGGCGACACCCTGGCCCTGGGCGAGCGCATCTACCGTGGCGGCATTTCGGACCGCAACATCGCGGCCTGTGCCGGTTGCCACAGCCCGAATGGGGCCGGCATTCCGGCGCAGTACCCCCGCCTGGGTGGCCAGCATGCCGACTACATCGCCACGCAGCTCAAGCATTTCCGCACGGGCCAGCGGGGCAACAGCCAACCCATGGTCGATGTGGCGTCCAAGATGAACGACCGCGAAATCCAGGCGGTGTCGGATTACATCGCGGGTTTGCGCTGA
- the metK gene encoding methionine adenosyltransferase, protein MANDFLFTSESVSEGHPDKVADQISDAVLDALLAQDPLSRVAAETLTNTGLVVLAGEISTNAQVDYIQVARDTIKRIGYDNTDYGIDYKGCAVMVCYDKQSNDIAQGVNQASDDVLNLGAGDQGLMFGYACDETPELMPAPIYYAHRIVERQALLRKDGRLPFLRPDAKSQVTMRYVDGKPHSIDTIVLSTQHHPDQSESDTRMKPSFIEAVIEEIIKPVVPKEWLQDTRYLINPTGRFVIGGPQGDCGLTGRKIIVDTYGGACPHGGGAFSGKDPTKVDRSAAYAARYVAKNVVAAGLARQCQIQVAYAIGVARPMNITVYTEGTGVIPDDQIARLVGEHFDLRPRGIIQMLDLQRPIFSKTAAYGHFGREEPEFTWERTDKAATLRAAAGLK, encoded by the coding sequence ATGGCGAACGACTTTCTCTTCACGTCCGAATCGGTGTCGGAAGGCCATCCCGACAAAGTCGCCGATCAGATCTCGGATGCCGTGCTCGACGCCCTGCTGGCGCAGGATCCACTTTCGCGCGTGGCGGCCGAAACGCTGACCAACACCGGCCTGGTCGTGCTGGCGGGCGAAATCAGCACCAATGCCCAGGTGGATTACATCCAGGTGGCGCGTGACACCATCAAGCGCATCGGCTACGACAACACCGACTACGGCATCGACTACAAGGGCTGCGCCGTCATGGTCTGCTACGACAAGCAGTCCAACGACATCGCCCAGGGCGTGAACCAGGCCAGCGACGACGTGCTGAACCTGGGCGCCGGCGACCAGGGCCTGATGTTCGGCTACGCCTGCGACGAAACGCCCGAGCTGATGCCAGCCCCCATCTACTACGCCCACCGCATCGTCGAGCGCCAGGCCCTGCTCCGCAAGGATGGCCGCCTGCCCTTCCTGCGGCCCGATGCCAAAAGCCAGGTGACCATGCGCTATGTGGACGGCAAGCCGCACAGCATCGACACCATCGTGCTGTCCACCCAGCACCACCCGGATCAGAGCGAATCGGACACCCGGATGAAGCCCAGCTTCATCGAGGCCGTGATCGAAGAGATCATCAAACCGGTTGTGCCCAAGGAATGGCTGCAGGACACCCGGTATCTGATTAATCCCACTGGCCGCTTCGTGATTGGCGGCCCGCAGGGCGACTGTGGCCTGACGGGCCGCAAGATCATCGTCGACACCTATGGCGGCGCCTGCCCGCACGGTGGCGGCGCGTTTTCGGGCAAGGACCCGACCAAGGTCGACCGTTCGGCCGCTTACGCCGCCCGCTATGTGGCCAAGAACGTGGTCGCCGCAGGGCTGGCTCGCCAGTGCCAGATCCAGGTGGCCTATGCCATCGGCGTGGCACGACCCATGAACATCACGGTGTACACCGAAGGCACGGGCGTCATCCCCGATGACCAGATCGCGCGCCTCGTGGGTGAGCACTTTGACCTGCGCCCGCGCGGCATCATCCAGATGCTGGACCTGCAGCGCCCGATCTTCAGCAAGACGGCCGCGTACGGTCACTTTGGTCGCGAAGAACCCGAGTTCACCTGGGAGCGCACCGACAAGGCGGCCACCCTGCGCGCAGCCGCCGGCCTGAAGTAA
- a CDS encoding alpha/beta fold hydrolase, whose protein sequence is MSTAVETFSRQLPNGTTLSCRATGAAGQDRPLMLFVHGFPEAAFVWDALMQHFAQPEHGGFRCLAPNLRGFEHSSAPREVADYRPHLLMQDLRQLVASERPDGQIHTLVAHDWGGALAWGVANAWPDQVARLVSINSPHPATFARELAHNPEQQAASAYMHWLAKPGSEALLAENDFARLIAMLGDSAGPDGQPWLTESVKAQYRAVWRQGLTGACNLYRVTPMKPPLPGQPVNLPELPPERVRVDVPTLVIWGTEDRALRPGLLDGLDAHVPRLTVQRVPGASHWIVHEQPQQVAQAIAAFQART, encoded by the coding sequence ATGTCCACCGCGGTCGAGACCTTTTCGCGCCAGTTGCCCAACGGCACCACCTTGAGCTGCCGCGCAACCGGCGCGGCCGGCCAGGACCGCCCGCTGATGCTGTTCGTGCACGGCTTTCCCGAAGCAGCCTTCGTCTGGGACGCGCTGATGCAGCATTTCGCGCAGCCCGAGCACGGCGGCTTTCGCTGCCTGGCGCCCAACCTGCGCGGCTTCGAACACTCGAGCGCCCCGCGCGAGGTCGCCGACTACCGCCCCCACCTGCTCATGCAGGACCTGCGCCAGCTCGTGGCCAGCGAGCGCCCCGACGGCCAGATCCACACGCTGGTGGCCCACGACTGGGGCGGCGCGCTGGCATGGGGCGTGGCCAATGCCTGGCCGGACCAGGTGGCCCGGCTGGTCAGCATCAACTCGCCGCACCCCGCCACCTTCGCCCGCGAGCTGGCCCACAACCCCGAACAACAGGCCGCCAGCGCCTACATGCACTGGCTGGCCAAGCCCGGCTCGGAAGCGCTGCTGGCCGAAAACGACTTTGCCCGCCTGATCGCCATGCTGGGCGACTCCGCCGGACCCGACGGCCAGCCCTGGTTGACCGAGTCGGTCAAGGCGCAATACCGCGCCGTGTGGCGCCAGGGTTTGACGGGGGCCTGCAACCTCTACCGGGTCACGCCCATGAAACCGCCCCTGCCGGGCCAGCCCGTCAACCTGCCCGAGCTGCCGCCCGAGCGCGTGCGGGTCGACGTGCCCACGCTGGTGATCTGGGGCACCGAGGACCGCGCCTTGCGTCCCGGCCTGCTGGATGGGCTGGATGCCCACGTGCCCCGGCTGACCGTGCAGCGCGTGCCCGGCGCCTCGCACTGGATCGTGCACGAGCAGCCGCAGCAGGTGGCGCAGGCCATCGCTGCCTTCCAGGCCCGCACTTGA
- a CDS encoding porin codes for MKKTLIALAVLAASGAAMAQSSVTLYGVVDLGIGKMDGEKVNMTSSGTLNNGNSRIGLRGVEDLGGGLKAGFNFEQGINAENGGSANSVNGGLGWGRAANVWLGGNWGTFKMGRTLTPSYYGLTAYELTGAANYSVVANTYGFVGANARNNSQFSYTTPNLSGFSAELGYILKADNNNAAKWDVNAMYVNGPIGAALSANKVKGGKTNYALGGKYNFGNFALAASYQAAANSVNGDGSVANAVVGKRHGVTLGGTVAFGAASVTLDVTRDLKRELADGAKIKKYTNALLEAKYALSKRTFVYGDYLRLDGTNNYGFGLRHNF; via the coding sequence ATGAAAAAGACCCTGATCGCTCTGGCAGTTCTGGCCGCTTCCGGCGCTGCGATGGCTCAATCGTCCGTGACCCTGTACGGTGTGGTTGACCTCGGCATTGGCAAGATGGACGGCGAAAAGGTCAACATGACCAGCAGCGGTACGCTGAACAACGGCAACAGCCGCATCGGTCTGCGTGGCGTGGAAGACCTGGGCGGTGGCCTGAAGGCTGGTTTCAACTTCGAACAAGGCATCAACGCTGAAAACGGCGGCTCCGCCAACTCGGTGAACGGTGGCCTGGGCTGGGGCCGTGCCGCCAACGTGTGGTTGGGTGGCAACTGGGGTACGTTCAAGATGGGTCGCACCCTGACCCCGTCGTACTACGGTCTGACCGCTTACGAACTGACCGGCGCTGCCAACTACTCGGTCGTGGCCAACACCTACGGCTTCGTGGGCGCCAATGCCCGTAACAACAGCCAATTCAGCTACACCACGCCTAACCTGAGCGGCTTCAGCGCCGAACTGGGCTACATCCTGAAGGCTGACAACAACAACGCCGCCAAGTGGGACGTGAACGCCATGTACGTGAACGGCCCGATCGGCGCCGCTCTGTCGGCCAACAAGGTGAAGGGTGGCAAGACCAACTACGCCCTGGGTGGTAAGTACAACTTCGGCAACTTCGCCCTGGCTGCTTCGTACCAAGCTGCTGCCAACAGCGTGAACGGTGACGGTTCTGTCGCCAACGCCGTGGTCGGCAAGCGTCACGGTGTGACCCTGGGTGGCACGGTGGCCTTCGGCGCCGCTTCGGTGACCCTGGACGTGACCCGCGACCTGAAGCGTGAACTGGCTGACGGCGCCAAGATCAAGAAGTACACCAACGCGCTGCTGGAAGCCAAGTACGCTCTGTCGAAGCGCACCTTCGTGTACGGCGACTACCTGCGTCTGGACGGCACGAACAACTACGGTTTCGGCCTGCGTCACAACTTCTGA
- a CDS encoding lysophospholipid acyltransferase family protein — protein sequence MVTLFRFLSHWPLGALHVLGAMLGWLTYWASPTYRKRVRANSAQAGVAFERARGCVAHAGRMVAEIPRLWLGRPVPMSFEGEAILDAVYGSGKGVIFLTPHLGCFESTAQLLAERKSPHYGPLTVLYRPPRQAWLQQFTEASRKRPGLETAPTTLPGVRQMIKALRQGRAVGLLPDQVPPDGQGIWSEAFGKPAYTMTLAARLALQTGAALVPLWGERLSGGRGFVVHVCPPLALPAETSLEEAVLRINRAMEEAILSCPDQYLWGYGRYKQPRPNA from the coding sequence ATGGTCACCTTGTTCCGTTTCCTTTCCCATTGGCCCCTGGGCGCCCTGCACGTCCTGGGCGCCATGCTGGGCTGGCTGACGTACTGGGCCTCGCCCACGTACCGCAAGCGGGTGCGGGCCAACTCGGCGCAGGCGGGGGTGGCTTTTGAGCGCGCCCGTGGCTGTGTCGCCCACGCCGGACGCATGGTGGCGGAGATTCCCCGCCTGTGGCTGGGCCGGCCGGTGCCCATGTCGTTCGAGGGCGAGGCCATCCTCGACGCCGTCTACGGCAGCGGCAAGGGCGTGATCTTCCTGACGCCGCACCTGGGCTGCTTCGAGTCGACGGCGCAGTTGCTGGCCGAGCGCAAGTCGCCGCATTACGGGCCGTTGACCGTGCTGTACCGGCCGCCCCGCCAGGCCTGGTTGCAGCAGTTCACCGAGGCCTCGCGCAAGCGGCCGGGCCTGGAAACGGCGCCGACGACGCTGCCCGGGGTGCGCCAGATGATCAAGGCTCTGCGCCAGGGGCGCGCGGTCGGCCTGCTGCCGGACCAGGTGCCGCCCGATGGCCAGGGCATCTGGAGCGAGGCGTTCGGCAAGCCCGCCTACACCATGACGCTGGCCGCGCGCCTGGCGCTGCAGACCGGCGCCGCCCTGGTGCCGCTGTGGGGCGAGCGGCTGTCGGGCGGCCGGGGGTTTGTGGTGCACGTGTGCCCGCCGCTGGCCTTGCCGGCAGAAACGTCGCTGGAGGAGGCCGTGCTGCGCATCAACCGGGCCATGGAAGAAGCCATCCTGAGCTGCCCGGACCAATACCTGTGGGGCTATGGCCGCTACAAGCAGCCGCGTCCGAATGCGTGA
- a CDS encoding cytochrome c biogenesis protein ResB: MAISTDGMQMRQGSPTVRSAVELLSSMRFAIALLTLICIASVIGTVLQQHQPLGNYINEFGPFWTAFFVRLQLQAIYSAWWFLLIMAFLVVSTSLCIARNAPKILADLKTFKEDIRAQSLRAFHHKAEAALPEAPQLEATRLGNRLIRAGWKVKLQARETPQGEGIMLAAKAGSANKLGYLAAHGAIVLICLGGLLDGDWMVRAQMWLGGKTAYRGSGQLSQVPDVHRLSTANPTFRGNLLVPEGQQSGTALLSLSNGVLLQDLPFTVELKKFIVEYYSTGMPKLFASEIVIHDKDTGAATPARVEVNHPVTHRGVTLYQSSFDDGGSQVKLVAHALSGAAVAPAGLEVAGTVGGSQAVQVGDQRMTLEFDALRVINVENMGGGSDTSVDVRKVDLANLGEALKARLGSGTKGITPSALHNVGPSITYRLRDAAGQAREFNNYMLPVDMKDGGVPVFLLGVRENLAEPFRYLRIPADEHSTMAGFERLRLALADPALRQQAVARYARQAVADGREAVQAQLAESAGRVLDVFAGAVPIEGADGGLQAVAGFLERNVPEAERERAGSVLVRILNGTLVELDALARERAGLPTASQTSSERFLSQAIVALSDARLYPVPLTFQLRDFQHIQASVFQVAKTPGKWVVYLGCALLILGVFAMLYVRERRLWIWLTPGSGAKGRSHATMALSSNRKTLDADQEFARLRHTLLGDQEEPR, translated from the coding sequence ATGGCAATTTCCACAGACGGTATGCAGATGCGGCAGGGCTCGCCCACGGTGCGGTCGGCGGTGGAGCTGCTGTCCTCCATGCGCTTCGCGATCGCCCTGCTCACGCTGATCTGCATCGCCTCGGTGATCGGCACGGTGCTGCAGCAGCACCAGCCGCTGGGCAACTACATCAACGAGTTCGGTCCGTTCTGGACGGCGTTTTTCGTGCGCCTGCAGCTGCAGGCGATCTACAGCGCCTGGTGGTTCCTGCTCATCATGGCGTTCCTGGTGGTCAGCACCTCGCTGTGCATCGCGCGCAACGCGCCCAAGATCCTGGCGGACCTCAAGACCTTCAAGGAAGACATCCGCGCGCAAAGCCTGCGCGCCTTTCACCACAAGGCCGAGGCCGCGCTGCCCGAGGCGCCGCAGCTCGAAGCCACGCGGCTGGGCAACCGCCTGATCCGGGCCGGCTGGAAGGTCAAGTTGCAGGCCCGCGAGACGCCGCAGGGCGAGGGCATCATGCTGGCCGCCAAGGCCGGCTCGGCCAACAAGCTGGGCTACCTGGCCGCGCATGGCGCCATCGTGCTGATCTGCCTGGGTGGCCTGCTCGATGGCGACTGGATGGTGCGGGCGCAAATGTGGCTGGGGGGCAAGACGGCTTACCGCGGCAGTGGGCAGTTGTCCCAGGTGCCCGATGTGCACCGGCTGTCGACCGCCAACCCCACGTTTCGCGGCAACCTGCTGGTGCCGGAGGGGCAGCAGTCCGGCACGGCGTTGCTGTCGCTGTCGAACGGCGTGCTGCTGCAGGACCTGCCGTTCACCGTCGAGCTGAAGAAATTCATCGTCGAGTACTACAGCACCGGCATGCCCAAGCTGTTTGCCAGCGAGATCGTCATCCACGACAAGGACACGGGCGCGGCCACGCCCGCGCGGGTTGAGGTCAACCACCCCGTCACGCATCGCGGTGTCACGCTGTACCAGAGCAGCTTTGACGACGGCGGCTCGCAGGTCAAGCTCGTGGCGCATGCGCTGTCGGGCGCCGCCGTGGCGCCGGCCGGCCTCGAGGTGGCCGGCACCGTGGGCGGCAGCCAGGCCGTGCAGGTAGGCGACCAACGCATGACGCTGGAGTTCGATGCGCTGCGCGTCATCAACGTGGAGAACATGGGCGGCGGGTCCGACACCAGCGTGGATGTGCGCAAGGTGGACCTGGCCAACCTCGGCGAGGCATTGAAGGCGCGGCTGGGCTCGGGCACCAAGGGCATCACCCCCAGCGCCCTGCACAACGTGGGCCCCAGCATCACCTACCGCTTGCGCGATGCGGCGGGGCAGGCGCGTGAGTTCAACAACTACATGCTGCCCGTGGACATGAAAGACGGCGGCGTGCCGGTGTTCCTGCTGGGCGTGCGCGAGAACCTCGCCGAGCCGTTCCGCTACCTGCGCATTCCGGCCGATGAGCACAGCACCATGGCCGGCTTTGAGCGCCTGCGCCTGGCGCTGGCCGACCCCGCGCTGCGCCAGCAGGCCGTGGCCCGCTACGCGCGCCAGGCCGTGGCGGACGGGCGCGAGGCGGTGCAGGCGCAGCTGGCCGAGTCGGCCGGGCGCGTGCTCGACGTGTTCGCCGGGGCCGTGCCCATCGAAGGGGCCGATGGCGGCCTGCAGGCGGTGGCGGGTTTCCTCGAGCGCAACGTGCCCGAGGCCGAGCGCGAGCGAGCCGGCTCGGTGCTGGTGCGCATCCTCAACGGCACCCTGGTCGAGCTCGATGCCCTGGCGCGTGAGCGGGCCGGTTTGCCCACAGCCAGCCAGACGTCGTCGGAGCGCTTCCTGTCGCAAGCCATCGTCGCCCTGTCCGATGCCCGTCTGTACCCGGTGCCGCTGACGTTCCAGCTGCGCGACTTCCAGCACATCCAGGCCAGCGTGTTCCAGGTGGCCAAGACACCCGGCAAGTGGGTGGTCTACCTGGGCTGCGCCTTGCTGATCCTGGGGGTGTTCGCCATGCTCTACGTGCGCGAGCGCCGGCTGTGGATCTGGTTGACACCGGGGTCTGGCGCAAAGGGCCGCAGCCATGCGACCATGGCGCTGTCGTCCAACCGCAAGACGCTGGACGCCGATCAGGAATTTGCCCGGCTGCGCCACACGCTGCTGGGTGATCAGGAAGAGCCCCGATGA
- a CDS encoding lysophospholipid acyltransferase family protein, which produces MLSQFGIWFMRMTASWPLAWVRALGAVLGDLLYWLVPSRRHVADTNVRLCFPDLTEGERRTLVRRNFRIVAQTWLDRGWLWHAPPEVTLKRLKLVGAVDQFQGNDAIVIFAPHFLGLDAGATALSQQVPWRQFDTIYATQSNPVVDAWVAQGRNRFGNARLRSKNESVKSIIAELRDGHPLYLLPDMDFGAADAVFVPFFGVTAATITSLPRFARLGKAKVIPMYTRLTPTGYETVVEPAWTAYPTKDVTADTAFMNQRLEAEIRTMPEQYYWVHRRFKTRPEGEPSVY; this is translated from the coding sequence ATGCTCTCCCAATTCGGCATCTGGTTCATGCGCATGACCGCGTCCTGGCCCCTGGCCTGGGTGCGGGCGTTGGGGGCCGTGCTGGGTGACCTCTTGTACTGGCTGGTGCCCAGCCGCCGCCATGTGGCCGACACCAACGTGCGCCTGTGTTTCCCGGACCTCACCGAAGGCGAGCGCCGGACGCTGGTGCGCAGGAATTTCCGCATCGTGGCGCAAACCTGGCTGGACCGAGGCTGGCTCTGGCACGCGCCGCCCGAGGTCACGCTGAAGCGCCTCAAGCTCGTCGGCGCCGTGGACCAGTTTCAGGGCAACGATGCCATCGTCATCTTTGCGCCGCACTTCCTCGGCCTCGATGCCGGCGCCACGGCTTTGTCGCAACAGGTGCCCTGGCGTCAGTTCGACACCATCTACGCCACCCAGTCCAACCCCGTCGTCGACGCCTGGGTGGCGCAGGGCCGCAACCGGTTCGGCAACGCGCGCTTGCGTTCCAAGAACGAGAGCGTGAAATCCATCATCGCCGAGCTGCGCGACGGCCACCCGCTGTACCTGCTGCCCGACATGGACTTTGGCGCCGCCGATGCCGTATTCGTGCCGTTCTTTGGCGTCACCGCGGCCACCATCACCTCGTTGCCCCGCTTTGCACGCCTGGGCAAGGCCAAGGTCATTCCCATGTACACGCGGCTCACGCCCACGGGCTACGAAACCGTGGTGGAGCCGGCCTGGACGGCTTACCCCACCAAAGACGTGACGGCCGACACCGCCTTCATGAACCAGCGCCTGGAAGCCGAAATCCGCACCATGCCCGAGCAGTACTACTGGGTGCACCGCCGCTTCAAGACGCGCCCCGAGGGCGAGCCTTCGGTGTACTGA
- the yihA gene encoding ribosome biogenesis GTP-binding protein YihA/YsxC — MTAKKPVQRPAHVRAAPPPTPEQAQAMAWMHTARFLTTAAQLNQLPPHNAPEIAFVGRSNAGKSTSINTLTQQRQLAYASKTPGRTQHINLFALGKHGETDAVLADLPGYGYAAVPKSDKERWQRVMANYLVSRANLIGVVMLIDPRHGLTELDEVLLEVIRPRVEEGLKFLVLLTKADKLTRAEARKALDIARLQAGGGQVQLFSGLKKQGVAEAAEVLRRWVAAAPSAPDAEPEPDATAGTAAAPSAAPAAPPAAA; from the coding sequence ATGACCGCCAAGAAGCCTGTTCAGCGCCCCGCCCACGTGCGCGCCGCCCCGCCCCCCACGCCCGAGCAGGCCCAGGCCATGGCCTGGATGCACACGGCGCGCTTCCTGACCACGGCAGCGCAGCTCAATCAGCTGCCGCCGCACAACGCCCCCGAGATCGCTTTCGTGGGCCGCTCCAATGCCGGCAAGTCCACCAGCATCAACACCCTCACGCAGCAACGCCAGCTGGCCTACGCCTCCAAGACCCCGGGGCGCACCCAGCACATCAACCTGTTTGCGCTGGGCAAGCACGGCGAGACCGATGCCGTGCTGGCCGACCTGCCGGGTTATGGCTATGCCGCCGTGCCCAAGTCGGACAAGGAGCGCTGGCAACGCGTGATGGCCAACTACCTGGTGTCGCGCGCCAACCTGATCGGCGTGGTCATGCTGATCGACCCGCGCCACGGCCTGACCGAGCTGGACGAAGTCCTGCTCGAGGTGATCCGTCCGCGCGTCGAGGAAGGCCTGAAGTTCCTGGTGCTGCTGACCAAGGCCGACAAGCTCACCCGTGCCGAGGCCCGCAAGGCGCTGGACATCGCCCGCCTGCAGGCCGGCGGGGGCCAGGTGCAGCTGTTCTCTGGCCTGAAAAAGCAGGGCGTGGCCGAGGCCGCCGAGGTGCTGCGGCGCTGGGTGGCCGCAGCGCCTTCGGCACCCGACGCCGAGCCCGAGCCTGACGCCACGGCGGGTACGGCTGCGGCACCATCGGCCGCGCCTGCCGCACCGCCTGCCGCCGCCTGA
- the msrP gene encoding protein-methionine-sulfoxide reductase catalytic subunit MsrP, which produces MLIRTNPWSEPREHEVTPQAAYLTRRQWLRTAAAAGAVGTASAWLPAQAATASAPGKLRALPAVASSVAGAGLAAGDKLTAYGDVTGYNNFYEFGTDKTDPAARADRMPVDPWRVQVDGLVGKPQTLSLDTLLKLAPMEERIYRLRCVEGWSMVIPWVGYSLAKLLAHVQPLGSAKYVVFTTLADKASMPGLSMRFIDWPYQEVLRLDEAQHPLTLLAFGLYGEVLPKQNGAPLRLVVPWKYGFKSAKSLVRITLTDKPVASAWMKSAPQEYGFYANVNPGVDHPRWSQATERRIGDGGLFTPKRKTLMFNGYEAQVGQLYAGLDLKRNY; this is translated from the coding sequence ATGCTGATCCGCACCAACCCCTGGTCTGAACCGCGCGAGCATGAGGTCACGCCACAGGCGGCCTACCTCACGCGCCGGCAATGGCTGCGCACCGCCGCTGCGGCGGGGGCCGTGGGCACGGCATCGGCCTGGCTGCCGGCCCAGGCCGCCACGGCGAGCGCGCCGGGCAAGCTGCGGGCCTTGCCGGCGGTGGCCAGCAGCGTGGCCGGTGCAGGCCTGGCGGCGGGCGACAAGCTCACCGCCTATGGCGATGTGACCGGCTACAACAATTTCTACGAATTCGGCACCGACAAGACCGACCCGGCTGCGCGCGCAGACCGCATGCCCGTCGACCCCTGGCGCGTGCAGGTCGACGGCCTGGTGGGCAAGCCCCAGACCCTGAGCCTGGACACGCTGCTCAAGCTGGCGCCGATGGAAGAGCGCATCTACCGCCTGCGGTGTGTGGAGGGCTGGTCCATGGTGATCCCCTGGGTGGGCTATTCGCTGGCCAAACTGCTGGCCCACGTGCAGCCGCTGGGCAGCGCCAAGTACGTGGTGTTCACCACGCTGGCCGACAAGGCCAGCATGCCGGGCCTGTCCATGCGCTTCATCGATTGGCCCTACCAGGAGGTGCTGCGCCTGGACGAAGCCCAGCACCCGCTCACGCTGCTGGCCTTTGGCCTGTATGGCGAGGTCTTGCCCAAGCAGAACGGCGCGCCGCTGCGCCTGGTGGTGCCCTGGAAGTACGGCTTCAAAAGCGCCAAATCCCTGGTGCGCATCACGCTGACCGACAAGCCCGTGGCCAGCGCCTGGATGAAGTCCGCGCCGCAGGAGTACGGCTTCTACGCCAACGTGAACCCCGGCGTGGACCACCCACGCTGGAGTCAGGCCACCGAGCGCCGCATCGGCGATGGCGGCCTGTTCACCCCCAAGCGCAAGACGCTGATGTTCAACGGTTACGAGGCCCAGGTCGGCCAGCTCTACGCGGGCCTGGACCTCAAGCGCAACTACTGA
- the ccsB gene encoding c-type cytochrome biogenesis protein CcsB, with the protein MNTATAHVAKTDPNLELDSQAGYFARRTWRDWLFAALVLAGGLYAFVNYEFAMDGYERAILLATIPVVVWLGWFWRPLQGLMAVVAALSLLALWLYQGDLARADTAFLLKYFLSSQSAILWMSTLFFLATLFYWGGALLPSQREAWQGIGSKFAWVAVTLALVGTMVRWWEGHQMGPDIGHIPVSNLYEVFVLFCWMTALFYLYYEAQYRTRALGPFVMLIVSAAVGFLLWYALVREAYVIQPLVPALKSWWMKLHVPANFIGYGTFALAAMVAFAYLLKTASARALWVGLVAFPVVFLIVPVAGFRWLGDAELAGALDKTLRMAVPLVVFFALTIAGRKLINSTTPSLVMMDDLMYKAIAVGFAFFTIATVLGALWAAEAWGGYWSWDPKETWALIVWLNYAAWLHMRLMKGLRGAVSAWWALAGLVVTTFAFLGVNMFLSGLHSYGEL; encoded by the coding sequence ATGAACACCGCCACGGCCCACGTTGCCAAGACCGATCCCAACCTGGAGCTGGACAGCCAGGCCGGCTATTTCGCGCGCCGCACCTGGCGCGACTGGCTGTTTGCCGCGTTGGTGCTGGCCGGCGGTCTCTACGCCTTCGTGAACTACGAATTCGCCATGGACGGCTACGAGCGCGCCATCCTGCTGGCCACCATCCCGGTGGTGGTGTGGCTGGGGTGGTTCTGGCGGCCGTTGCAGGGGTTGATGGCGGTGGTGGCGGCGTTGAGCCTGCTGGCGCTGTGGCTCTACCAGGGCGACCTGGCGCGCGCGGACACCGCCTTTTTGCTCAAGTACTTCCTGTCCAGCCAATCGGCCATCCTGTGGATGAGCACGCTGTTTTTCCTGGCCACCCTGTTCTACTGGGGCGGGGCGCTGTTGCCCTCGCAGCGCGAGGCCTGGCAGGGCATCGGCAGCAAGTTCGCCTGGGTGGCGGTGACGCTGGCGCTGGTGGGCACCATGGTGCGCTGGTGGGAAGGCCACCAGATGGGCCCCGACATCGGCCACATCCCGGTCAGCAACCTGTACGAGGTCTTCGTGCTGTTTTGCTGGATGACGGCCCTGTTCTACCTGTATTACGAGGCTCAGTACCGCACCCGCGCGCTGGGGCCGTTCGTGATGCTGATCGTCAGCGCGGCGGTGGGCTTCCTGCTCTGGTACGCGCTGGTGCGAGAGGCCTACGTCATCCAGCCGCTGGTGCCGGCGCTGAAAAGCTGGTGGATGAAGCTGCACGTGCCGGCCAACTTCATCGGCTACGGCACGTTCGCCCTGGCGGCCATGGTGGCCTTTGCTTACCTGCTCAAGACCGCGAGCGCGCGGGCGCTGTGGGTGGGGCTGGTGGCGTTTCCCGTGGTGTTCCTCATCGTGCCGGTGGCCGGTTTCCGCTGGCTGGGCGATGCTGAACTGGCCGGCGCGCTCGACAAGACCCTGCGCATGGCGGTGCCGCTGGTGGTGTTCTTTGCCCTCACGATCGCCGGCCGCAAGCTCATCAACAGCACCACGCCCAGCCTGGTGATGATGGACGACCTGATGTACAAGGCGATTGCCGTGGGCTTTGCCTTTTTCACCATCGCCACCGTGCTGGGCGCCCTCTGGGCGGCCGAGGCCTGGGGCGGCTACTGGAGCTGGGACCCCAAGGAAACCTGGGCCCTCATCGTCTGGCTGAACTACGCCGCCTGGCTGCACATGCGCCTGATGAAAGGCCTGCGCGGCGCCGTCTCGGCCTGGTGGGCGCTGGCGGGCCTGGTGGTCACGACCTTCGCCTTCCTCGGCGTGAACATGTTCCTGTCGGGCCTGCACAGCTACGGCGAACTTTGA